In Haliscomenobacter hydrossis DSM 1100, the DNA window GGCTGGGGTTTTCTCCTCAATATGTGAATAAAATTGTCAAAGGCTCCGAAAATTTGACATTGGAGACGATTTGTAAAATTCAAAAAGCCCTCGGCATAATAATTATCGAAGTACCCGGCTTTATGCACAAGGATGAGCTTGAACCTGAGCTACCACTGTCTGACAATTATACTTTGTAAAGTTGTACTTTCGCGGAAAGAATTGGGATAATTGTTTAGCTCAACACCCTACTTTCGAAACAGTTTCATCTGCACCAGGCATAAGAAAGCCCCCCGCAGTGCACTGCGGGAGGCTCCTCGATAACACTATCATTCAAGAATCAAAAATTACTTCGTGGTTTGAATACGATTGAGCACCAGTTGTGCTTTAATCAAAAAGTCACTGTGGTGGAACATGTATTCATTGTGGATCATCATCAAACGAGCAGCATCATAAGCTGCTGATTTGGGAACGATCTGGCGTGCAGCGATGGGGTGCAGCCAATATTCAAGGTTGTTAGAGCGCAGATAAGATTGATCCATCTCAAAGTTACAAACTACGGCGAGTTTGTTCAATGAGAACAGATAATCCGTTTCCTTGTTAAGGTCTTTTTGAATGTCCACTACGTTGTAGCGCATGAAGTTGGCTCCAGAGCGCTCACACAAAAACACATCCCGACGGCCATCAAAAACGATAACATCGCGGAATTTGTACTTGCGGAAGTTTTTAATCAAAAAGTTCTTAATCGGTAGTTTGGAGGGCCGGAGTTTTTTAAACTCCTCTTTCAACTGTTCTTCATCCAGTTTGAATTCTTCATCGTAGGGTTTGCGGCGTTTGGTTTTCATGTTGATAACCTCTTTGGCGCGACCCACAGTATGGCCCAGTTCGTTCGTTTTGGAATAAACATTTACGATGTCTACATGGGCTCCGTTCATCCAGCTTTCTAGAAAAATCTTGTTGGTACCCGTTTCAAATACCAGTAGTGCGATTTCGCTAATAGCGTAAAAATTAGGATAACCCCCATAGATGTTGCCATACTTCAGTTCCAGGAATGCTATACTTCTGTTCACGGTTTCAGTTTAAGTTTGTTAAGTGATCTCGAATGATGTTTTCAGCGTTATGTGTTCCTTAACGGAATGATAGTGTTCGTGCTTTGTTTTTGCAATTTAACCCGAAAATAGTACAAAAATTGCTATCCGGGAAGGCAAAGATAAAATTCCCCTCAAATTATGAAATTACCGTCCTCATAAATTTTTTCACCGTCGGTGAAAATTTCTCCTCCGTTGCGCATATCGGTGATCATGTCCCAGTGTACAGCGGATTGATTTTTGCCTCCGGTTTGGAGGTAAGACTGCCCTACGGCGAGGTGTACCGTGCCCCCAATTTTTTCATCAAAGAGAATATTTTTGGTCATTCGATCAATGTCGTAGTTGGTGCCAATCGCGGCTTCGCCAAAGCGCCGGGTGCCTTCCACTTTGAATACCCGATCCAGTACCTCAATGCCTTTGCTGGCTTCCCATTTTTCTATAAACCCGTCTTTGACGTGTAAGGTTGCACCTTCTACCTCTTCATTGCCGTACAAAGCGGGTAGAGAAAACCGCACGACCCCGTTGACCGAGTCTTCCACGGGTGAGGTATACACTTCTCCGGAAGGCATATTGGTTTGACCATCAGAATTGATCCAGGTGCGACCAGCGGTCGAAAAATGCAGATCAATCCCTTCTCCGCGGTAATGGATTTCGGAACTTTTGTTGAGATGATCCACAATGCGCTGCTGGTTTTTGCGCACTTTGATCCAACTTTCGATGGGGTCCTCATCGTAAAGTTTGCAGGCATTAAACACAAAATGCTCATATTCTTCCAGCGACAAACCCGCTTTTTGGGCACTGGCCTGGGTAGGAAACTGACAGAGATTGCGCTTGAGTTCACGCGTTGCTGTACGCCGGAAATAAGTATCCGAGGCTTTTTGATGCGCTTGCTGGTAAATTTTGGTTTTTTCCGGGGTACTGCCGTTACTTTCCCCCAGATTGAACGGTGCTCGGATGTGCAAGTAAGCATCGTAAGTTTCCATCGCCAATTGATACAGAGGCGATACCCTGCTCAGTTGAGCCGACTGGGCCTCGGTATAAAAAATCCGGTTTTGCTCGCGGAACTCCAGATCGGTATCTACGGTTGCCCCCGCCCGAATGGCCGAGCGAAACACTTCCCGCAACAATGGCTCAGCCAATACGGTAGTTTTGATAAAGAGTTTATCACCGGGCTTTATCTCCAGGCAGTAATGCACCAACAGATCGGCGTATTTTTCTAAAATCGTCTTCATGTTTTTCTTAACGTTTCTTTAAGAATTTTTGCTGAGTACAAGATACAAATACCCGGCTTCTTCTTGCAAAGACATTAATCAACGCTTAAAATTTGTTGTTCCATGATCAAATTAATGAAGAATTTCGCTGGTGTTGCATTTATCCTGGCGATGATTGGACTGGCCTCCTGTGACAAAAGTAGCCTTGACGTTACCTCAGAAGATTATTTTACCCTGGGTGCGATGGATTCGCTGCACCGTGATGGTGGCTGTGGCCGCGGTAGTTGTTTTGAATTTGTATACCCGATCAGCATCAAATTTGCCGACGGTACTACTGCTGAAGTGACCTCCAATGAAAACATGCGGGAAACCATCCGTACCTGGAAAGAGAACAATCCAAGTGCAACCGAACGGCCTACTTTGGTATTCCCATTGGAAGTGTTGGCAAAGGATGGCACGGTTAGCAGTGTAGCTAGTGAGGAAGAATTCAAAACCTTATTGGCTACTTGTCCACCAAAGCGTGGCAAAGGACACGGCAGGGGCCACAAACCCGGTGACCGTGGGCAAAACTGCTTTACCCTGGCTTTC includes these proteins:
- a CDS encoding aminopeptidase, whose translation is MKTILEKYADLLVHYCLEIKPGDKLFIKTTVLAEPLLREVFRSAIRAGATVDTDLEFREQNRIFYTEAQSAQLSRVSPLYQLAMETYDAYLHIRAPFNLGESNGSTPEKTKIYQQAHQKASDTYFRRTATRELKRNLCQFPTQASAQKAGLSLEEYEHFVFNACKLYDEDPIESWIKVRKNQQRIVDHLNKSSEIHYRGEGIDLHFSTAGRTWINSDGQTNMPSGEVYTSPVEDSVNGVVRFSLPALYGNEEVEGATLHVKDGFIEKWEASKGIEVLDRVFKVEGTRRFGEAAIGTNYDIDRMTKNILFDEKIGGTVHLAVGQSYLQTGGKNQSAVHWDMITDMRNGGEIFTDGEKIYEDGNFII
- a CDS encoding helix-turn-helix transcriptional regulator; translation: MDAIQNTKEKDTTWLEDAKWRQANAEWLDLSAAIAIKILRYLREHKTTQKELADRLGFSPQYVNKIVKGSENLTLETICKIQKALGIIIIEVPGFMHKDELEPELPLSDNYTL